A single window of Salvia splendens isolate huo1 chromosome 6, SspV2, whole genome shotgun sequence DNA harbors:
- the LOC121808713 gene encoding uncharacterized protein LOC121808713: MEMEQEMDEEMEQELFEQDQFQEPEDQFPEPEPPQEAEFGQGPRASLSLSSQEKNHIVQFLQQQCRAGALPHGSLIAAATKFRVHPRTVSRLWRIATHQIEQGQPVVMKGKASGYTKKKGKVNLDEDKFRHLSMLERSSIKKLAIKMDVSKSTAGRWVKGNKIRAHTNAIKPALTDVNKIARMRWSLSHIQPTISEGKLTYHAMHNIVHIDEKWFYMTKTSDRYYLLPEEDEPYRSCKSKRFITKVMFMCAVSRPMFGSDGQPIFDSKIGIFPFTQQVPAMRKSKNRPRGTLETKPIPSVNKEAMRECLLNQIIPTIKAKWPANANKEIYIQQDNAKPHLKSSDLQFEAIASTDGFKFHLVSQPANSPDSNVLDLGFFRAIQSLQDDKLATNIDELLANVWSSFQELTPQTLNKVFLTLQSCLTKILEVHGGNNYKIPHLNKDRLSRTVGLPISLEVEEIPIRDSLEYLQLSQNDVGGSYEIEHLISVLG, translated from the exons ATGGAGATGGAGCAAGAGATGGATGAAGAGATGGAGCAGGAGCTGTTCGAACAGGATCAGTTTCAAGAGCCAGAGGATCAGTTTCCAGAGCCAGAGCCTCCACAAGAGGCAGAGTTTGGCCAAGGGCCGAGGGCCTCTCTAAGTTTGAGCAGCCAAGAGAAAAACCATATTGTGCAGTTCCTTCAACAGCAATGCAGAGCTGGAGCACTTCCACATGGTTCACTCATAGCAGCTGCAACAAAATTCAGAGTGCATCCAAGGACAGTCAGCCGCTTGTGGAGGATAGCCACTCATCAAATTGAACAAGGCCAACCTGTTGTCATGAAAGGCAAAGCATCAGGTTATACTAAGAAAAAAGGTAAAGTAAATCTTGATGAAGACAAGTTTAGACACTTGTCAATGCTTGAGAGATCCTCCATCAAAAAACTTGCTATTAAGATGGATGTTAGCAAGTCCACAGCTGGCAGATGGGTGAAGGGAAACAAAATCAGAGCCCATACAAATGCCATCAAGCCTGCACttactgatgtgaacaaaatagcaAGAATGAGATGGAGTCTTAGTCATATTCAGCCAACCATATCTGAAGGAAAGCTAACATATCATGCAATGCACAACATTGTTCACATTGATGAGAAATGGTTCTACATGACAAAGACTTCAGACAGATACTACCTGTTGCCGGAGGAGGATGAGCCTTACAGGTCTTGTAAGTCAAAAAGATTCATCACTAAAGTGATGTTCATGTGTGCTGTCAGTAGGCCAATGTTTGGCAGTGATGGGCAGCCCATCTTTGATAGTAAAATAGGCATATTTCCATTCACACAACAAGTGCCAGCCATGAGGAAGTCAAAGAATAGGCCAAGAGGGACACTAGAGACAAAGCCTATCCCATCAGTTAACAAAGAAGCCATGAGAGAATGCCTTCTTAATCAG ATTATACCAACAATCAAGGCAAAGTGGCCAGCCAATGCAAACAAGGAGATATACATCCAACAAGATAATGCCAAACCCCACTTGAAATCCTCTGACTTACAATTTGAGGCTATTGCAAGTACAGATGGTTTTAAATTCCATCTAGTCAGCCAACCAGCCAACTCCCCAGATTCAAATGTGCTAGACCTTGGCTTTTTTAGGGCCATTCAGTCTCTACAAGATGACAAACTAGCCACCAATATAGATGAATTGTTAGCAAATGTTTGGAGTTCTTTTCAGGAACTCACACCCCAGACTCTAAACAAGGTTTTCCTAACATTGCAAAGCTGCTTAACCAAGATCCTAGAAGTCCATGGGGGCAACAACTACAAAATACCCCACTTGAACAAAGATAGGTTGAGTAGGACAGTGGGGCTGCCTATCTCACTTGAGGTTGAAGAGATTCCGATTAGGGACAGCTTGGAGTATCTTCAACTTTCTCAGAATGATGTGGGTGGATCATATGAAATAGAACATCTAATCAGTGTGTTGGGATAG
- the LOC121807755 gene encoding U-box domain-containing protein 30-like: MPMFQPRIKDGDGDGRILDVESAVKDGVLGGGAVAVCGGEKLDLKKMIEELNLCEVPSVFICPISLEPMQDPVTLCTGQTYERSNILKWFSLGHYTCPTTMQELWDDTLTPNTTLHHLTHTWFSHKYVQMKKRSEDAEGRASKLLANLKRVKGQARVQTLKELHRVVANHSTARKTVVDEGGAALVSSLLGPFTSYAIGSEVVAILVNLSLTSEAKMSLMQPAKVSSVVDVLNEGSIETKINCVRLIEMLMEEENDFRTEFVSSHSLLVALMRLVRNKRHPNGHLPALALLKSISTLKEVRSLIVSIGAIPHLLELIPVLNPECVELALSVLDILSSVPQGKQALKDCSNTIPTMVKLLMRITECCTDYALSILCSVCNLSPQECSMRAVDAGLAAKLLLVIQSGCSPALKQRAAELLKLCSLNCSDTIFISKCKLTRTIQ; this comes from the coding sequence ATGCCTATGTTTCAGCCTCGTATTAaagatggtgatggtgatgggcGTATTCTCGATGTGGAATCCGCCGTGAAGGATGGTGTTTTGGGGGGCGGCGCTGTGGCGGTATGCGGCGGTGAGAAATTGGATCTGAAAAAGATGATTGAAGAGCTCAATTTGTGTGAGGTTCCCTCAGTTTTCATTTGCCCCATCTCCCTTGAACCGATGCAAGATCCTGTCACACTCTGCACCGGCCAAACCTATGAGAGGTCCAACATCTTGAAATGGTTTAGTTTGGGGCATTACACTTGCCCCACCACAATGCAGGAGCTCTGGGACGACACCCTCACCCCCAACACCACCTTGCATCATTTGACACACACCTGGTTCTCTCACAAGTATGTGCAGATGAAGAAGCGATCAGAGGATGCTGAGGGCAGGGCGTCCAAGCTCCTCGCCAATCTCAAGAGGGTTAAGGGCCAGGCGCGGGTGCAGACCCTCAAGGAGCTGCACAGGGTCGTGGCGAATCACTCCACTGCTAGGAAGACTGTAGTGGATGAGGGTGGCGCGGCCCTCGTCTCGTCCTTGCTAGGTCCATTCACTTCCTACGCCATAGGGTCTGAGGTCGTGGCGATTCTTGTCAACTTGAGCCTCACTTCCGAGGCGAAGATGAGCTTGATGCAGCCTGCGAAAGTCTCGTCTGTAGTGGACGTTTTGAATGAGGGGTCGATTGAGACGAAGATTAACTGTGTTAGGTTGATTGAAATGCTGATGGAGGAGGAGAATGATTTTAGAACGGAGTTCGTGTCAAGCCATAGCTTGTTGGTCGCGTTGATGAGGCTAGTGAGGAATAAGAGGCACCCTAATGGCCATTTGCCTGCCCTCGCCCTTCTTAAGTCGATTTCCACGCTCAAAGAGGTCCGGAGTTTGATTGTCAGCATCGGGGCAATACCTCACCTGTTAGAGCTGATACCTGTGTTGAATCCAGAGTGTGTCGAGCTAGCTCTCTCCGTGTTGGACATCCTCTCGTCTGTGCCACAAGGGAAGCAAGCGTTGAAGGATTGTTCGAACACTATCCCAACCATGGTTAAGCTACTCATGAGGATCACAGAGTGCTGCACCGATTATGCCCTCTCGATATTGTGCTCTGTCTGCAACCTCTCGCCTCAAGAATGCTCAATGAGAGCTGTGGATGCCGGTCTTGCAGCTAAGCTCCTCCTCGTCATCCAGAGTGGCTGCAGTCCAGCCCTCAAGCAGCGCGCTGCCGAGCTTTTGAAGCTCTGCAGTCTCAACTGTTCGGACACGATATTCATCTCCAAGTGCAAACTGACTAGAACTATCCAATGA
- the LOC121807756 gene encoding CBBY-like protein, producing the protein METASSPILYTLRFRGGSATSTSAAHAANTARVHYHIRRKSPSDISLLASPGNCLCGSLCGRFQKKLRFGQLICDASSQMLAERDQSQKFAVLIEVEGVLMDVYRLCNRQAFNAAFKQLGLDCANWSEPVYLDLLRRSVGDEERMLILFFNRIGWPTSVATREKGSFMKNVLREKKNALVDLVASNEFSLRPGAEEFINKACEEAVPVAILTAYSISGEKVARSIVEKLGTDRISKIKIIGDDDVKQSFYGQLVFGKGVSSSLDEQLAKAVNKAASAEKLRVAEEVASMLKLKVELNTTSSESFQNIVAALRAGAEKVDLPIYNCVLVAGSQSGVAAAERIGMPCVVLRSGSTSRAEFQAAVAVMDGFGGADLTISRLRKKLFP; encoded by the exons ATGGAAACCGCTTCGTCGCCGATTTTATACACACTCCGATTTCGCGGCGGCTCCGCCACCTCCACTTCCGCTGCTCACGCTGCCAATACTGCTAGAGTGCACTACCACATACGAAGAAAGAGTCCAAGCGACATTTCTCTGCTTGCTTCTCCAGGAAATTGCCTTTGTGGTAGTTTATGCGGACGGTTCCAGAAGAAATTGCGGTTTGGTCAGTTGATTTGCGATGCTTCCTCGCAGATGCTAGCTGAACGTGATCAATCGCAGAAATTTGCGGTACTAATTGAAGTGGAAGG GGTCTTAATGGATGTATACCGGTTATGCAACCGCCAAGCATTTAATGCAG CATTTAAACAGCTGGGATTAGATTGTGCAAATTGGAGTGAACCAGTTTACTTGGACCTTCTAAG GAGAAGTGTTGGTGATGAAGAAAGGATGTTAATATTGTTTTTTAACAGG ATTGGTTGGCCCACATCAGTTGCCACAAGAGAGAAAGGGAGTTTTATGAAAAATGTTTTACGTGAGAAG AAGAATGCACTGGTTGATCTTGTCGCATCAAATGAATTTTCGTTGAGACCTGGCGCTGAAGA GTTCATCAACAAGGCTTGTGAAGAAGCTGTGCCAGTGGCTATCTTGACAGCGTATAGCATAAGCGGCGAAAAGGTGGCAAG ATCAATTGTTGAAAAGCTTGGAACTGATAGAATATCGAAGATAAAGATCATTGGAGATGATGATGTAAAGCAAAGCTTTTATGGCCAACTTGTATTCGGAAAAGGTGTATCTTCCAGTTTGGATGAACAGCTAGCCAAGGCAGTGAATAAAGCTG CTTCTGCCGAGAAACTGAGAGTCGCAGAGGAGGTTGCTTCCATGCTGAAGCTGAAAGTGGAACTTAACACTACTTCAAGTGAAAG CTTTCAAAATATTGTAGCTGCACTGAGGGCAGGAGCAGAAAAGGTAGATCTGCCGATTTACAACTGTGTCCTTGTTGCTGGAAGCCAATCTGGAGTTGCTGCTGCTGAGCGAATTGGCATGCCTTGTGTAGTTCTCAGGAGTGG CTCGACATCTAGAGCTGAATTCCAAGCTGCCGTTGCTGTGATGGATGGGTTTGGTGGCGCGGACCTGACCATTTCCAGACTTCGCAAAAAATTGTTTCCTTGA